A part of Corvus cornix cornix isolate S_Up_H32 chromosome Z, ASM73873v5, whole genome shotgun sequence genomic DNA contains:
- the LOC104698015 gene encoding LOW QUALITY PROTEIN: 39S ribosomal protein L50, mitochondrial-like (The sequence of the model RefSeq protein was modified relative to this genomic sequence to represent the inferred CDS: deleted 2 bases in 2 codons), whose protein sequence is MRHSRWPREGARRASSMAALRALRAARQRLPGSARRGSGAFWGGRRKEEKDVEADGAAPEKEERSERSLICPPPRSRSYLPPENLRTCLESHVREVFGPCVPEDWQQTPLRETRLKHRLLAQLAAELGHAVPNSRLHQLRRAGDVLGFYRTPVKDGTKLDELAAAELPPNLKIIWQQ, encoded by the exons ATGCGTCACTCGCGGTGGCCGCGGGAAGGCGCCCGGCGCGCCTCCAGCATGGCGGCACTGCGGGCGCTGCGGGCGGCGAGGCAGCGGCTGCCGGGCTCGGCCCGGCGGGGCTCAGGGGCGTTCTGGGGCGGCCGCAG gaaggaggagaaagacgTGGAAGCAGACGGAGCAGCTCctgagaaggaggagaggagtgAGCGCAGCCTGATCTGCCCCCCGCCGCGCAGCCGGAGCTACCTCCCTCCCGAGAACCTGCGGACCTGCCTCGAGTCCCACGTCAGGGAGGTCTTTGGGCCGTGTGTCCCT GAGGACTGGCAGCAGACTCCCTTGAGGGAGACCAGGCTGAAGCATCGCCTGCTGGCCCAGCTGGCCGCAGAGCTGGGCCACGCTGTGCCCAACTCGCGGCTGCACCAGCTGCGCCGCGCTGGGGACGTGCTGGGTTTCTATCGCACCCCTGTGAAGGACGGGACCAAGCTCGATGAACTCGCAGCC GCAGAGCTTCCCCCGAACCTGAAAATCATCTGGCAGCAGTGA
- the RIOK2 gene encoding serine/threonine-protein kinase RIO2 has protein sequence MGKLNVVMLRYLSREHFRVLTAVEMGMKNHEIVPASLIASIASLKHGGCNKILRELAKHKLLAYERTKTVQGYRLTNAGYDYLALKTLSSRQVINSLGNQMGVGKESDIYIVANEEEQQFALKLHRLGRTSFRNLKNKRDYHKHRHKMSWLYLSRIAAMKEFAYMKALHDREFPVPKPIDYNRHAVVMELVDGYPLCQVHQMEDPAAVYSELMDLIVKLANHGLIHGDFNEFNLILDNDDHATLIDFPQMMSTSHANAEWYFDRDVNCIREFFKKRFNYESELFPTFKDIRRECSLDKEIAASGYAKEMQEDGELLYPASSDEDDNTEVLELAEDAEKELRFFSKDEENSEDFTCEMGDFTESRASDNTVSSSEEEADAAESSENTQTLNMAELNSALEKAEGPAVPWKSSEDAESSAITSSKGKRLTENAGELEDQAGQGGCCEGKENEDECPELVNSSALNEEFRHYSNEECIIPVAGHRTRTKSITSVRSVGSCSTIPPELVKQKIKRQLTKQQKSALKQRLQKGEANIYTKQRRENMHNIKSSLDAANFWG, from the exons ATGGGGAAGCTGAACGTGGTGATGCTGCGGTACCTGTCCCGAGAGCACTTCAGAGTGCTGACCGCG gtGGAAATGGGCATGAAGAACCATGAAATAGTTCCTGCTAGCTTAATTGCTTCCATTGCCAGCCTTAAACATGGTGGCTGTAATAAAATTTTGAGAGAGTTGGCGAAGCACAAACTTCTGGCTTATGAACGAACTAAAA ctGTCCAGGGTTATCGGTTAACTAATGCAGGATATGATTACCTGGCTCTCAAAACTCTCTCTTCCCGACAAGTCATCAATTCTCTGGGAAACCAGATGGGTGTCGGCAAAGAATCag ATATTTATATTGTTGCCAACGAAGAGGAGCAACAGTTTGCACTGAAATTGCACCGGCTGGGGAGAACCTCCTTCCGCAACCTGAAAAACAAACGTGACTACCACAAGCACAGGCACAAAATGTCCTGGCTGTACTTGTCCCGGATAGCAGCAATGAAAGAGTTTGCCTACATGAAG gcTTTGCACGACAGAGAATTTCCTGTTCCAAAGCCCATAGACTACAACAGGCATGCTGTTGTTATGGAACTTGTTGATGGATATCCTTT GTGCCAGGTGCACCAAATGGAAGATCCTGCTGCTGTCTACAGTGAATTAATGGATCTGATTGTAAAACTTGCCAATCATGGTCTGATCCATGGGGATTTCAATGAGTTTAATCTCATCTTGGATAATGACGACCATGCCACTTTGATAGATTTCCCTCAGATGATGTCAACATCGCATGCAAATGCTGAATG GTATTTTGACAGAGATGTTAACTGTATTAGGGAGTTCTTCAAGAAACGCTTCAACTACGAGAGCGAGCTCTTCCCAACATTCAAAGACATCAG GAGAGAGTGTTCTCTTGATAAAGAGATTGCTGCCAGTGGCTATGCAAAGGAGATGCAGGAAGATGGTGAACTGCTTTACCCTGCAAGTTCTGACGAGGATGACAACACAGAGGTGTTAGAACTTGCAGAAGATGCTGAGAAGGAGCTCAGGTTCTTCAgcaaagatgaagaaaacagtgaagaCTTCACATGTGAAATGGGTGATTTCACTGAAAGCAGAGCCTCTGACAATactgtgagcagcagtgaggaagaggctgatgcagctgaaagcagtgaaaatacaCAAACACTGAATATGGCAGAGTTGAATTCAGCCTTGGAAAAAGCTGAAGGGCCAGCTGTGCCATGGAAGTCCAGTGAAGATGCAGAGAGTTCTGCAATTACTTCCTCTAAGGGCAAAAGATTAACTGAAAATGCTGGTGAACTGGAAGATCAGGCAGGTCAAGGAGGGTGCTGTGAGGGTAAGGAGAATGAAGACGAGTGCCCTGAGCTGGTCAACTCATCAGCTTTAAATGAGGAATTCAGGCATTACAG taaTGAAGAGTGCATCATTCCCGTTGCTGGGCACAGAACAAGGACTAAGAGCATCACATCAGTCAGAAGCGTTGGGAGCTGTTCAACCATTCCTCCA GAGCTGGTGAAACAGAAGATAAAGCGACAACTGACCAAACAGCAAAAGTCTGCTCTGAAACAGCGGCTGCAAAAAGGGGAGGCAAATATTTACACCAAACAACGTCGAGAAAATATGCACAACATTAAGTCAAGCTTGGATGCAGCCAATTTCTGGGGATAG